The following coding sequences are from one Candidatus Bathyarchaeota archaeon window:
- a CDS encoding carbon-nitrogen hydrolase family protein: MKVSLVHLKVRNALPDNLKAAKTCIQKAAQENPAFIALPEYFSIPNNMEHFTSAKDMSHETYTATWEFLEQASTQIPQTYLMGGTVLEEDNGTFYNTSSLWKNGALIGKYRKRNPIAVELEAGVSKGTQPATFPTPHCTVGMLICADMFDPPTIKDIVDLGAELAFLPVAAMGTHPHVKGHPLTEKLATENGLYVVKVGNVSSSARGGRSAFITPWGIKQEVTDAVEDAVITQDLDMEKLREYRKSLKK, from the coding sequence TTGAAAGTAAGCCTAGTCCACCTCAAAGTAAGAAACGCCCTACCAGACAACCTAAAAGCCGCCAAAACATGCATCCAAAAAGCCGCACAGGAAAACCCCGCGTTTATAGCTCTCCCAGAATACTTCTCCATCCCCAACAACATGGAACACTTCACCTCCGCCAAAGACATGAGCCACGAAACCTACACGGCAACCTGGGAGTTCCTCGAACAAGCCAGCACGCAAATCCCCCAGACATACCTGATGGGCGGCACCGTTCTTGAAGAGGACAACGGCACCTTTTACAACACCAGCTCACTGTGGAAAAACGGCGCTTTAATTGGCAAGTACCGCAAACGTAACCCCATCGCCGTGGAACTCGAAGCAGGCGTAAGCAAAGGCACCCAACCCGCCACCTTCCCCACACCGCACTGCACCGTTGGCATGCTAATATGCGCCGACATGTTCGACCCCCCAACCATAAAAGACATCGTCGATTTAGGCGCCGAACTCGCGTTCCTCCCCGTCGCAGCCATGGGCACCCACCCCCACGTCAAAGGACACCCCCTAACCGAAAAACTCGCCACCGAGAATGGGCTCTACGTCGTCAAAGTCGGCAACGTCAGCAGCAGCGCCCGAGGAGGCAGAAGCGCCTTCATCACACCATGGGGCATCAAACAAGAAGTCACTGACGCTGTTGAAGACGCAGTTATTACCCAAGACTTGGACATGGAGAAACTGCGCGAATACCGCAAGAGCCTCAAAAAATAG
- a CDS encoding ZIP family metal transporter — protein sequence MELIQAGLIASLIAGLATGAGALPVLFTKNISDDVMDLLLGFAAGVMLAATAFSLLVPAIELGGALIAVAGLAVGAVTLHLMDKCIPHFHPVAGAEGPKSKMPRVWLFVLAMTLHNFPEGLAVGVSFGAGNIATGLTTAIAIGLQNFPEGLAVALPLLREKYSVKKSISYATLTGLVEPLGGLVGVAIVTISMSVMPFGLAFAGGAMLFVVIDEMIPECHRKGFGRKATFGFITGFTIMMLLDTICA from the coding sequence ATGGAACTCATTCAAGCAGGGCTAATCGCCAGCTTAATTGCAGGCTTAGCAACAGGCGCAGGAGCACTACCAGTACTCTTTACAAAGAACATCTCAGACGATGTCATGGACCTTTTGCTGGGCTTCGCCGCAGGAGTGATGCTGGCTGCCACCGCGTTTAGCTTGTTGGTTCCCGCTATTGAACTAGGCGGCGCCTTGATAGCAGTAGCAGGACTAGCCGTAGGAGCGGTTACGTTGCACCTTATGGATAAGTGCATTCCGCATTTTCACCCCGTAGCAGGCGCTGAAGGCCCCAAATCCAAGATGCCGCGCGTTTGGCTCTTTGTCCTTGCCATGACCCTGCACAACTTCCCCGAAGGCTTAGCCGTAGGAGTGAGCTTTGGCGCAGGCAACATCGCCACAGGATTAACCACCGCCATAGCCATTGGACTGCAAAACTTTCCCGAAGGATTAGCCGTTGCATTGCCACTACTGCGCGAGAAATACAGCGTCAAAAAAAGCATAAGCTACGCCACACTAACGGGTCTAGTGGAGCCGCTAGGAGGCTTAGTCGGAGTCGCCATAGTCACCATATCCATGTCAGTTATGCCCTTTGGATTAGCCTTCGCAGGAGGCGCCATGCTCTTTGTGGTCATCGACGAAATGATACCCGAATGCCACCGCAAAGGATTCGGACGCAAAGCCACATTTGGCTTCATCACAGGCTTCACCATAATGATGCTCCTAGATACCATCTGTGCATAG
- a CDS encoding type II secretion system F family protein — translation MSKTSFSESLANVSFKLFGGKLPQFSTFQQSYQKSGIHMFYQSYYSLMLFSCTLSFAVTFGVGMLLHMFLLRVPLLTSIVATSCLSLVAAAIIAAAFMALPLYRVRQRKNHLDSNLIYTVGYMSVLAAGGVPVERIFTRISEVEPRPVIKSLATRFVANVKLFGLDVAASLEDLTMHSPSDTFSKLLKGISNTTKTSGDLQSLLHFETKRLLALKREQLKKTLSALVALSELYVTAMVMAPITFIIMLTILSVLGSAQFGLSPAMQLNLVVFFGLPVICIIFIVLLDGILPSED, via the coding sequence ATGTCGAAAACCAGCTTTTCTGAAAGCCTTGCTAACGTAAGTTTTAAACTGTTTGGCGGAAAACTGCCCCAGTTCTCTACTTTCCAGCAGAGCTACCAGAAAAGCGGCATCCACATGTTCTATCAGTCCTACTATTCGCTGATGCTCTTCTCCTGCACCCTCTCGTTTGCTGTGACCTTTGGCGTTGGCATGCTCCTGCACATGTTTCTACTTCGAGTGCCCCTGCTCACCAGCATAGTTGCCACCTCCTGCTTATCCCTTGTCGCAGCAGCAATCATCGCAGCAGCCTTCATGGCTCTACCCCTCTACCGCGTCAGACAAAGAAAAAACCACCTCGACTCCAACCTTATCTACACCGTCGGATACATGAGCGTCCTAGCCGCTGGAGGCGTCCCCGTCGAACGTATATTCACACGCATCTCCGAAGTCGAACCCCGCCCCGTAATCAAGTCACTGGCAACAAGATTCGTAGCCAACGTCAAACTGTTCGGACTCGACGTAGCCGCTTCTTTAGAGGACCTTACGATGCATAGTCCTTCTGATACTTTCTCCAAGCTTCTAAAAGGCATTTCAAACACAACCAAAACCAGCGGCGACCTCCAATCCCTGCTGCACTTCGAAACCAAACGGCTCCTCGCCCTAAAACGCGAACAACTCAAAAAAACCCTCTCCGCCCTAGTTGCCCTCTCCGAACTCTACGTAACAGCCATGGTCATGGCGCCCATAACCTTCATCATCATGCTCACCATACTGTCTGTTTTAGGTTCTGCACAGTTCGGCTTGTCCCCTGCTATGCAGCTAAACCTTGTAGTGTTCTTCGGGTTGCCCGTGATTTGCATAATCTTTATCGTATTGCTAGATGGCATTTTGCCCTCGGAGGATTAA
- a CDS encoding putative glycoside hydrolase — translation MKTGVFLYQPEPVEGVDINFYRLKSESGIVGKVNPEMYTNIACFGDNYMAEKRPDWVSVSSNGPSLRTNKRYNLRWDVVCMTNPEAREYNLKIIKEATKATPGISISSQHFADYAFCTCPRCIEQQRKSGLSWLDWRAKTVTDFLAEVKEVVSGKPLYVNILPDPLLGRTRFGYDFDDMAQYADYFVVPMFSKAYPTPWYWETIARGFKSVLKKPVFANFYVRGPNETWETVSPTNQIMTVATRVARTGFDGIIFLAEKADYIREFQKNAVADKKTREFLKGHGGDEVLDLFTKWECMQRA, via the coding sequence TTGTGGGAAAAGTAAACCCTGAAATGTACACTAACATTGCATGCTTTGGCGACAACTATATGGCTGAAAAGCGCCCTGACTGGGTGTCCGTCAGTTCAAATGGTCCTTCCCTTCGAACCAACAAACGCTACAACCTGCGCTGGGACGTAGTTTGCATGACCAACCCTGAAGCCCGCGAATACAACCTCAAAATCATCAAAGAAGCAACCAAAGCCACCCCTGGCATTAGCATCAGCAGCCAACACTTCGCCGACTACGCTTTTTGCACGTGCCCAAGATGCATCGAACAGCAACGTAAAAGCGGCTTAAGCTGGCTAGACTGGAGAGCAAAAACAGTCACCGACTTCCTCGCAGAAGTCAAAGAAGTAGTCTCAGGCAAACCCCTCTACGTAAACATACTCCCCGACCCACTGCTGGGCAGAACCCGCTTTGGCTACGACTTCGACGACATGGCACAATACGCCGACTACTTCGTAGTCCCCATGTTCTCCAAAGCATACCCCACCCCATGGTACTGGGAAACCATCGCAAGAGGCTTCAAGAGCGTCCTCAAAAAACCCGTCTTCGCTAACTTCTACGTCCGCGGACCCAACGAAACCTGGGAAACAGTCTCCCCAACCAACCAAATCATGACCGTAGCAACCCGCGTAGCCCGCACAGGCTTTGACGGCATCATCTTCCTAGCCGAAAAAGCAGACTACATCCGCGAATTCCAAAAGAACGCCGTAGCAGACAAAAAAACACGCGAATTCCTCAAAGGCCACGGCGGCGACGAAGTCCTAGACCTCTTCACCAAATGGGAATGCATGCAAAGAGCATAA
- a CDS encoding type II/IV secretion system ATPase subunit — protein MASDETELESKPQIFLDVTSSKRSKNKKPKKTEKPAKKEAAPKPAPEPTEEKQNITFKDFYSVIPPFGNVGIEVEKATGRLLYSVIEPTMDETETKMLSTLKTLLKEETQIPLRILKDESLVEGFLRDRISVLIKRFKINVTSDALEKFIYYIKRDFLGYGIVDVVIRDQNIEDISCNGYGIPIYVWHRLYESLPSNVVFKTNKELDAFVTRLAYRAGHQISVSNPILEGALPEGFRIQLTLEEVSKRGDTFTIRKVRANPYTIVDLINLGTLPPAMAAYFWLLVENRRSITIAGATASGKTALMNSICSFLRPEMKVVTIEEVRELRLHENWIPMVTRPSVQAGVKEVTLFDLLKSSLRQRPDSIIVGEVRGEEAYTLFQSISVGHGGMCTIHAEDVDSVEKRLLTEPMNIPPMLLPMMNVIALINRTKYRDNIVRRVLDLSEIAGVDPKTERVKFQKLFEWDPRDDTFPLQVDSYKQSVALQKVAAMKHVPIESVVEELEKREYVLKWMARKGLKDYDEVSGVIRKYYVNPGEIYNKARFGI, from the coding sequence ATGGCTTCAGATGAAACCGAATTGGAATCCAAGCCACAAATCTTCCTTGACGTAACTTCATCGAAACGTTCGAAAAACAAAAAACCCAAGAAAACCGAGAAACCCGCCAAAAAAGAAGCTGCTCCTAAACCTGCTCCTGAACCTACAGAAGAAAAGCAAAACATCACCTTCAAAGATTTCTACTCTGTTATTCCCCCGTTTGGCAACGTAGGAATCGAAGTTGAAAAAGCAACGGGCAGGCTGCTGTACTCTGTTATCGAACCCACGATGGATGAAACTGAAACGAAGATGCTTTCCACGCTAAAGACGCTTCTAAAAGAAGAAACCCAAATCCCCCTGCGCATCCTCAAAGATGAATCGTTGGTGGAGGGTTTTCTAAGAGACCGCATTAGTGTTCTAATTAAACGTTTTAAAATAAACGTCACATCTGATGCCCTAGAAAAATTCATCTACTACATCAAACGCGATTTTCTAGGCTACGGCATCGTGGACGTGGTAATTCGCGACCAAAACATCGAAGACATCAGCTGCAACGGCTATGGCATTCCCATCTACGTCTGGCACCGCCTCTACGAATCCCTCCCCTCAAACGTAGTCTTCAAAACCAACAAAGAACTCGACGCCTTCGTAACCCGACTAGCATACCGCGCGGGACACCAAATCTCCGTTTCCAACCCCATCCTCGAAGGCGCATTACCCGAAGGCTTTCGTATACAACTCACCCTAGAAGAAGTCTCAAAACGCGGAGACACCTTCACCATCCGAAAAGTACGCGCCAACCCCTACACCATCGTTGACCTCATAAACTTGGGAACTTTGCCGCCTGCTATGGCTGCGTATTTTTGGCTTTTGGTGGAGAACCGTCGTTCGATAACTATTGCGGGTGCTACGGCTTCTGGAAAGACTGCTTTGATGAATTCTATTTGCTCTTTCCTTAGGCCTGAAATGAAAGTGGTTACTATTGAGGAGGTGCGCGAGCTGCGGCTTCATGAGAACTGGATTCCGATGGTTACGCGTCCTTCTGTGCAGGCAGGCGTTAAAGAGGTTACATTGTTTGATTTGCTAAAGTCTTCTTTGCGGCAAAGACCCGACAGTATTATCGTGGGTGAAGTCCGCGGCGAAGAAGCCTACACCCTGTTCCAGAGCATATCCGTTGGGCACGGCGGCATGTGCACCATACACGCAGAAGACGTAGACTCCGTAGAAAAACGCCTCCTAACCGAACCCATGAACATACCCCCCATGCTCCTCCCCATGATGAACGTCATCGCGTTGATTAACCGAACCAAATACCGCGACAACATCGTCAGGCGCGTCTTGGACCTTTCCGAAATCGCGGGAGTAGACCCCAAAACCGAACGTGTCAAATTCCAAAAACTCTTCGAATGGGACCCACGCGACGACACATTCCCGTTGCAGGTGGATTCTTACAAGCAAAGCGTCGCGCTTCAGAAAGTAGCCGCCATGAAGCATGTTCCTATAGAAAGCGTTGTTGAGGAACTGGAAAAACGCGAGTACGTCTTGAAGTGGATGGCACGCAAGGGCCTTAAGGACTACGATGAAGTCTCTGGCGTGATTAGAAAATACTACGTCAACCCTGGTGAAATTTACAACAAAGCGAGGTTTGGAATTTAA
- a CDS encoding radical SAM protein — protein MKVTLVNPPYPPGVHSHPPFIPLGLGYLGAVAEQAGHEITIIDCQAEKLDYEGFKNRLSKTPSDVVGVTATTLLYKSAMKLITISKQVQPDATTMLGGSHGTFWDINALNEYPALDIVIRREGEQTLIELLEKIQANASISKVLGITFRGEDGKIRRTAERPFLQDLDSLPFPAHHLMPLDSLKRMGQILFPLISSRGCVYWCDFCSTVRMFGRAYRWRSPKNVVDEMQLVHDKYGVNQVTFYDDAFTVDRDRVFKICDELRARKLDLMWDCGTRVDMVDRQLLDKMRGAGCFAVWLGVESGSETILKAMNKSIQLDQTRRAYKTAHNAGLMTIANTVLGFPGETEQTAKETINFIKELNPDDVGFYVATPYPGTPMYDEVVKNGWLRITDFNRYDTAGATFETPWLSMDKLNALRYKAYQQFYLRPSYVLKMMRRGGTYGLSAVKTSGAYLLRAMHIRLS, from the coding sequence ATGAAAGTTACTTTAGTTAATCCTCCTTATCCGCCAGGTGTTCATTCTCATCCTCCGTTTATACCGCTTGGACTTGGCTATTTGGGCGCGGTTGCTGAGCAGGCAGGGCACGAAATTACCATCATTGATTGTCAAGCTGAAAAACTCGATTACGAAGGCTTCAAAAACCGCCTCTCCAAGACGCCCTCGGACGTTGTAGGCGTAACCGCAACCACGCTTCTTTACAAATCCGCCATGAAACTTATCACCATATCCAAACAAGTCCAACCAGACGCCACAACCATGTTAGGCGGCTCGCACGGAACGTTTTGGGACATCAACGCCCTCAACGAGTACCCCGCTTTAGACATCGTAATACGCCGCGAAGGCGAACAAACCCTCATTGAGCTTCTTGAGAAAATCCAAGCCAACGCCAGTATAAGCAAAGTTTTGGGCATAACTTTTCGAGGAGAAGACGGCAAAATCCGCCGCACCGCCGAGCGCCCTTTCCTCCAAGACCTCGACTCACTGCCGTTTCCCGCCCACCATTTGATGCCCTTGGATTCGCTCAAACGCATGGGCCAAATCCTCTTCCCCCTAATTAGCAGCCGCGGATGCGTTTACTGGTGCGACTTTTGCAGTACCGTTCGCATGTTTGGCAGAGCATATCGTTGGCGCAGCCCCAAAAACGTCGTCGACGAAATGCAACTTGTACACGACAAGTACGGCGTAAACCAAGTTACCTTCTACGACGACGCCTTCACCGTTGACCGTGACCGTGTGTTTAAGATTTGTGATGAGTTGCGTGCGCGTAAGCTGGATTTGATGTGGGATTGCGGAACCCGCGTGGACATGGTTGACCGCCAGTTGCTGGATAAGATGCGCGGTGCAGGCTGCTTTGCTGTTTGGCTGGGCGTCGAATCAGGAAGCGAAACCATCCTTAAAGCTATGAACAAAAGTATACAACTCGACCAGACCCGCAGAGCCTACAAAACCGCCCACAACGCAGGACTCATGACCATCGCCAACACCGTCCTGGGCTTCCCAGGAGAAACCGAGCAAACCGCCAAAGAAACCATCAACTTTATCAAAGAACTCAACCCCGACGATGTCGGCTTTTACGTTGCCACGCCCTACCCCGGAACCCCAATGTACGACGAAGTTGTAAAGAACGGTTGGCTGCGCATCACCGATTTTAACCGTTACGACACCGCAGGTGCCACGTTTGAGACGCCGTGGCTGAGCATGGACAAACTCAACGCACTACGCTACAAAGCCTATCAACAATTCTATCTGCGACCCAGCTACGTGCTTAAAATGATGCGCCGCGGCGGAACCTACGGCTTATCCGCAGTCAAAACCTCAGGAGCCTACCTACTCCGCGCAATGCACATACGCCTCTCCTAA
- a CDS encoding radical SAM protein: MKVTLVNPPYPPNAHSHPPFIPLGICYLGAVAEQAGHEVTVIDCQAEHLDYDAFKRRIEKVPSDVVGVTSTTLLYKSAVNLINSAKEAHPDAVTILGGSHASFWDVNALNEVPSLDIVVRREGEQTFVEILECLKNKKSLAGVLGLTYRGTDGTPKRNEDRPFLQDLDSLPFPAYHLLPLDAFHRMGKTIFPLTTSRGCVQWCDFCSTVRMFGRGYRMRSPKNVVDEIELLHNKYGESQFTFYDDAFTVNRDHVLEMCAEIKKRGLKIEWDCETRVDLVDKELLQTMHDTGCLAVWYGVESGSEKILGQMNKKIKKDQTREAFKMTQKTGLMVIASAIIGFPGETEDTAWETINFIKELNPDDIGFYVATPYPGTPMYDEVIKNGWLRITDFNKYDTATPTFETPYLSMERIREIRYKAHQQFYLRPRYVLKMLRRGGTYGKSGLKTSAAYALRAMHIKLS; encoded by the coding sequence ATGAAAGTTACTTTGGTTAATCCTCCGTATCCGCCTAATGCGCATAGTCATCCGCCGTTTATTCCGTTGGGTATTTGTTATTTGGGGGCGGTTGCTGAGCAGGCTGGGCATGAGGTTACGGTTATTGATTGTCAGGCGGAGCATTTGGATTATGACGCTTTTAAACGTCGTATTGAGAAGGTTCCTTCTGATGTTGTGGGTGTGACTTCGACTACGTTGTTGTATAAGTCGGCTGTGAATTTGATTAACAGCGCCAAAGAGGCTCACCCTGATGCGGTCACGATTTTGGGCGGTTCACACGCAAGCTTTTGGGACGTTAACGCCCTAAACGAAGTTCCCAGTTTGGATATTGTGGTGCGACGTGAAGGCGAGCAGACCTTCGTGGAAATCTTGGAGTGCCTAAAAAACAAGAAAAGCCTAGCAGGCGTACTGGGACTAACGTATCGCGGCACCGACGGAACCCCCAAACGCAACGAAGACCGCCCCTTCCTCCAAGACCTCGACTCGCTGCCCTTCCCCGCCTATCACCTACTGCCCCTAGACGCTTTTCACCGCATGGGCAAAACCATATTCCCCCTAACCACCAGCCGCGGATGCGTCCAATGGTGCGACTTTTGCAGTACGGTTCGAATGTTTGGACGAGGCTACCGTATGCGCAGCCCCAAAAACGTCGTCGACGAAATCGAACTGCTCCACAACAAATACGGCGAGAGCCAATTCACATTCTACGACGACGCCTTCACCGTAAACCGCGACCACGTGCTGGAGATGTGCGCGGAAATCAAAAAACGTGGTCTCAAAATCGAGTGGGACTGCGAAACCCGCGTTGACCTCGTCGACAAGGAACTGTTGCAGACCATGCACGACACGGGTTGCTTGGCAGTTTGGTACGGCGTCGAATCTGGCAGCGAAAAGATTCTGGGGCAAATGAACAAGAAAATCAAGAAAGACCAAACCCGCGAAGCTTTTAAAATGACCCAAAAAACAGGGCTGATGGTTATAGCCAGCGCAATAATTGGGTTCCCAGGTGAAACCGAAGACACTGCATGGGAAACCATCAACTTCATCAAAGAACTCAACCCCGACGACATCGGATTCTACGTTGCCACGCCCTACCCCGGAACCCCAATGTATGACGAGGTCATCAAAAACGGTTGGCTGCGCATAACTGACTTCAACAAATACGACACCGCCACCCCCACGTTCGAGACACCCTACTTGAGCATGGAGCGCATCCGAGAAATCCGCTACAAAGCCCACCAGCAATTCTATCTACGCCCCCGATACGTACTCAAAATGCTCCGACGCGGCGGAACCTACGGCAAATCAGGACTTAAAACCTCAGCAGCCTACGCCCTACGAGCCATGCACATAAAACTCTCCTAA
- a CDS encoding M48 family metalloprotease, translated as MAGLKDLKFAMGTSIFLASFIFGAFLLGVIFILQYAVLDFDVVTGVFLAVAGTVLFVLFQYALGPAIVSASTHLHYLKPGENPWLENAVKELAEKDGLPMPRLATVPNKAPNAFTFGRTSKSAVLAVHEGLLTSLNPAEIKAVLAHELGHIKHKDYAVMTVLSALPLIAYWISQIALRSVWFGGARSRRGRDEGNAGAALLAIGAISFVVYILSFLAVRRLSRLREHYADSYSAYLTSDPRGLQSALAKITYGLSIAPKAEGNARSFYIEDPTMARQEVAQIMEKKNEYDLDKDGVLDERELIHAMEKEAKSSWVKMNGLFATHPPTFKRILLLREIENEMATGTYSGDNLYAHV; from the coding sequence ATGGCTGGGCTAAAAGACCTAAAATTCGCTATGGGCACAAGCATTTTTTTAGCCAGCTTCATATTTGGCGCGTTCTTGTTAGGTGTCATTTTCATTTTGCAGTATGCGGTGCTGGATTTTGACGTCGTGACTGGGGTGTTTCTTGCGGTGGCTGGGACGGTTTTGTTTGTTTTGTTCCAGTATGCCCTTGGTCCTGCAATTGTTAGCGCGAGTACGCATCTGCATTACCTTAAGCCAGGGGAAAATCCGTGGCTGGAAAACGCAGTTAAGGAACTAGCTGAGAAAGATGGACTGCCTATGCCTAGGCTTGCTACGGTGCCCAATAAGGCTCCTAACGCGTTTACGTTTGGCAGAACCAGCAAAAGTGCGGTTTTGGCGGTGCATGAGGGTCTGCTGACCAGTTTGAATCCAGCCGAAATCAAGGCTGTGTTGGCTCATGAATTGGGGCACATTAAACATAAAGACTACGCGGTCATGACAGTTCTTTCCGCTTTACCCCTTATTGCTTATTGGATATCCCAAATCGCCCTGCGTTCTGTATGGTTTGGCGGTGCACGTTCTAGGCGCGGACGTGACGAGGGAAACGCTGGCGCAGCGTTGCTGGCTATAGGCGCAATTTCTTTTGTTGTCTACATCTTGTCTTTTCTTGCAGTAAGACGGCTTAGCAGGCTGCGTGAACACTACGCGGATTCCTACAGCGCATACCTAACCAGCGACCCCCGCGGACTCCAAAGTGCCTTGGCAAAAATCACGTACGGCTTATCCATAGCGCCCAAGGCTGAAGGCAACGCACGGAGTTTCTACATTGAAGACCCTACCATGGCGCGGCAAGAAGTTGCTCAGATAATGGAGAAGAAAAACGAGTACGACCTGGATAAGGACGGCGTTTTGGATGAACGCGAATTAATTCATGCTATGGAAAAAGAGGCGAAATCCAGTTGGGTTAAGATGAATGGCTTATTTGCTACGCATCCGCCGACGTTTAAGCGTATCTTGCTGTTGCGTGAGATAGAAAACGAGATGGCTACTGGGACTTATAGTGGCGACAACCTGTATGCCCACGTTTAA
- a CDS encoding type II secretion system F family protein, producing the protein MYFQRKLKLAVFAVSAAVGIIVMLLPLLSGLYAPTQPYLVPLSQQVNNTFALGMIIILVFPAVVEYSNYRWVKQVEHAIPRVLRDIAEAVRSGITLPRAVEEASQKGYGPLSDELEQAISRFVLGASWEEAIMSLTKKVNNSALSRFATILVEANQAGGKMGEVLNSSVELFSSLEEFKEEQANNTRPYLLTIYLALTIFLIITYVMLTQFLGPLSGTTLENTGNLTANVLDINYYASILFWASIIESLFGGLIAGKIGDRSYSAGLRHSVILLLITVAFFNVLGNI; encoded by the coding sequence ATGTACTTTCAAAGAAAACTAAAACTTGCCGTGTTCGCCGTTTCCGCAGCCGTAGGCATAATCGTTATGCTGCTGCCGTTGCTTTCAGGGTTATACGCGCCCACACAGCCCTACTTGGTGCCTTTAAGCCAGCAAGTCAACAACACTTTTGCTTTGGGCATGATAATCATCTTGGTTTTCCCCGCCGTCGTAGAGTACAGTAATTATCGTTGGGTTAAACAAGTTGAACATGCGATCCCCCGTGTTTTGCGAGACATCGCTGAAGCGGTGCGTTCAGGAATCACCCTGCCCCGCGCCGTGGAAGAAGCCTCCCAAAAAGGCTACGGTCCCTTATCTGACGAGTTAGAGCAGGCTATATCTCGGTTCGTGTTGGGGGCAAGTTGGGAAGAAGCCATTATGTCCCTGACAAAAAAGGTCAATAATTCAGCTTTGTCTAGGTTTGCAACAATTTTGGTTGAGGCTAATCAGGCTGGTGGAAAGATGGGTGAAGTCCTAAACTCCAGCGTTGAACTCTTCTCCAGCCTAGAAGAATTCAAAGAAGAACAAGCCAACAACACCCGACCCTACCTCCTCACAATCTACCTAGCCCTAACCATCTTTCTCATAATCACCTATGTCATGCTAACCCAGTTCCTAGGACCTCTTTCAGGTACGACACTGGAAAACACTGGCAACCTGACCGCCAACGTTTTAGACATAAACTATTACGCGTCCATCCTGTTTTGGGCATCCATCATAGAATCCCTGTTTGGAGGCTTGATTGCTGGCAAAATTGGTGACCGCAGTTATTCGGCTGGGTTACGCCACTCGGTTATTCTTCTGTTGATAACCGTTGCTTTCTTTAATGTGTTGGGTAATATATGA
- a CDS encoding asparagine synthase C-terminal domain-containing protein, protein MALDEKEYINLLPETRTLINTVVKENMADGFLFSAGTDTQIIVHEAVKYKPEIPCLTMAFKQGTPKDTEYVKKMVELLHLNHETHVFDRDDVIANAPKVVEALKKYDPMEIRNSMPVYIGLTLLKEKGIKSVFTGDGLDELFGYPWQFHLSEAEFAKKQQEMWAEMGFSSIPMAQSLGMEIKAPYLDPRFMDWAKKLPIKLKISFTNDVKYGKWLLRKAYEDVIPKDIIWRPKAPLEAGTGTEVLRTLFNDVFTDEEFEAKKKAILEEDDVKIQDKEQLLYYQSFRKIFGKPKDIYPDNGGIECPYCKSHIKTQIHFCKICGAYPI, encoded by the coding sequence ATGGCACTTGACGAAAAAGAGTACATTAACCTTTTGCCAGAAACACGAACCTTAATCAACACAGTAGTAAAAGAAAACATGGCGGACGGTTTCCTATTCTCCGCAGGAACCGACACCCAAATAATTGTCCACGAAGCAGTAAAATACAAACCAGAAATCCCATGCCTAACCATGGCGTTCAAACAGGGCACACCCAAAGACACCGAATACGTCAAAAAAATGGTTGAACTCCTACACCTCAACCACGAAACCCACGTTTTCGACCGCGACGACGTCATCGCCAACGCACCCAAAGTCGTAGAAGCCCTCAAAAAATATGACCCCATGGAAATCCGCAACAGCATGCCCGTCTACATAGGCTTGACATTGCTCAAAGAAAAAGGCATAAAATCCGTCTTCACTGGCGACGGTTTGGACGAACTTTTTGGTTACCCTTGGCAATTCCACCTCTCCGAAGCAGAGTTTGCAAAGAAGCAGCAGGAAATGTGGGCAGAGATGGGTTTTTCCTCCATACCTATGGCGCAGTCCTTGGGCATGGAAATCAAAGCCCCCTACCTTGACCCCCGCTTCATGGACTGGGCAAAGAAGCTGCCAATCAAACTAAAAATCAGCTTCACCAACGACGTAAAATACGGCAAATGGCTACTGCGCAAAGCCTACGAAGACGTCATACCCAAAGACATCATCTGGCGACCCAAAGCACCCCTCGAAGCAGGTACAGGAACCGAAGTTCTCCGCACACTGTTCAACGACGTCTTCACCGACGAAGAATTCGAAGCCAAAAAGAAAGCCATCCTGGAAGAAGACGACGTAAAAATCCAAGACAAAGAACAACTCCTCTACTACCAAAGCTTCCGCAAAATCTTCGGCAAACCCAAAGACATCTACCCAGACAACGGCGGCATCGAATGCCCCTACTGCAAAAGCCACATCAAAACCCAAATCCACTTCTGCAAAATCTGCGGCGCCTACCCAATCTAA